A stretch of DNA from Notolabrus celidotus isolate fNotCel1 unplaced genomic scaffold, fNotCel1.pri scaffold_370_arrow_ctg1, whole genome shotgun sequence:
ccatgtttattcatcctttgtctccttttcttatcccatcctttccttctgtcctttccttcatttctttcattccatctctttccttccttccttccttccttccttccttccttccttccttccttccttctttcttcttctttctttctttctttctttctttatttcattccctctttctttccttctttcttccttcctaaCTTGCATTCCTTCCtccattctttctttatttcatcccttctttcttcttcttctttctttcatttcttcttccttcctttcttttatttgtttttcctttcttactttccctctttgttctttccatgtttcttcatcctttatgtctccttttcttatcccatcctttccttctgtcctttccttccccatttcttctcctctttttctttcttctggtctccctctcttctctcttttcttagacctttctggagtccctgagctcccttgtctcgtaggttcctctggatctctgctgctgtggacgtggtccagactccagctgctacaactactactatccgtctccccactatcatctctctctctcttcatctctctctatccctctctctctctctcttcatctccctctatccctctctccaacacggtctcagattcagatgtgtgtctaacatgagtctggtcctgctggaggtttctgcctgttaaaggaactttgtccttgccactgtaacttgctaaatgctgcaaagtgctctgctcatggtggattaagatgagatcagactgagtcctgtctgtgagaggggactggatctgacctggtcttggtgttgggtctttgttggtaatagaacatagagttaAAAGTTACGCAGACTTGATGTGAAGTCATTTCGACTACATCATCCCTCATAAAGTTAGACTTGAAAGCAGATCTTTTCTGCAgcctctggctgcagaaaagatCTGCTTTCAAGTCTAACTTTTTCTTTGTGCATGCTTTCCTAATGAGAGATTCAACATGTAAGCCTTTATTTAATCCATGTTTAATCTAAAGCTTTATTACAGACATGTTTTCAAATGAAATTAACTCAAATTTAATGTCTTAACACAAAACAGATGTGCCAAAGTCTGTTTGCATTCATCTCGTTCTGAGGAGGAGGTTCCAGCATTGCGTTTCCTTCAGCGTTTTGCAAGAACAGACCGCTCTTTGCAAGTCTTCCTCAACAGATAGGATGCAACAGGCTGAAGACAGAGGAAATGCACTGAGTAGAGTTCTTGATTCACCAGTATCAGAGgatgggagaaaaaaacaaagggtTCCTCCACAATAACCCTGATTCCTTCACGTCCACATTAAATCTGTCCTTCCAGAGAACTGACCCTGTATCTCCCATGTCCAGTGAATCCTCATCCCACCAGGGTTTAGGGAAGAAAGGTCAGCTGGATTTTGacttttccttctcctctctctgagtgCCAAGCACGTCCTGTCGCCTTCAGGGACTCCCAAAGAGGCGGACGCTGAGACACCCAGAGGTGGTGTGAGCTCGGTGCAGCTCAGGCGTATAAAAGCAGCAGAGTGGAGTCAGGGTATCAGAGGACGAGCATGTGcagggagacagaggagcaCATTCTTCTGAGGAGGAAgactttcaacatttttaagagGAGGAAATTTTTTTCCAAACAACAAGAGAGGACTCAACAAGAAGCTGGATTtacttctgttgtgtttcctcaAATCTGGATCACTTCCATGGATTTATTACACCAAGAGGACATTTTCaggtatttcttcttcttcctctttctgtgctgaaatgttaaatttggtcaaatgttttaatgcaacttttaaagtttgatttacTGAAACTTTTGTGACAAAGTATAAAACAGAGAGTGTGAACGTTAGAGAAAGAATGCTCCTTTAAAGCAAATATTTGTCTGTggatattattatatattattatatattatttcaaGTGTGTCAGAAGCAAAATTAGGTACAAATATTTGTTAGAACTTTAAGaaataagatatattttttaacaatcATAAGTAATGCCTTTTATGCTCATTAAAACCTGGTGGGATTTTTTCAGTGCATTGACAGGCACTACTATGGATTCATTAGATAGAAGTGTACAAAGGGAATATatgttacatttaatttattttattttatcttatttaagatTCACCTtaacattattactattatttcattttattatattttattatattatatttttattttattatattatatttaatttaattttatcttttttaagaTTCACCTtaacattattactattattttattctattctattctattctatttttattttattatattatatttaatttaatttaattttatcttatcttatttaagaTTCACCTtaacattattactattattttattttattatattatattttattttatactatttaatttaattttatcttatttaagatTCACCTtaacattattactattattttattttattatattttattatatcatatttttattttattatattatatttaattttatttaattttattttatttatattatatctTATTTAAGATTCACCTTAACattattactgttttattttgttttattacattatatttttattattttactttactttattatttatttgatcataTTTTAGATTCATCTCATcagtattactattattttattttactttacttttattgttttattttttaactatttaagTACATTGCTAATTCTCATGacccatgttgtaagctgctatctatctatctatctatctatctatctatctatctatctatctatctatctatctatctatctatctatctatctatctatctatctatctatctatctatctatctatctatctatctatctatctatctaaacaCTCATTTAGATGAACTCTTGGCTCTTAAAGTCAGAGATAAGATAATCCTGTATTCGTCTCTTATCAGGGACATTTAATGTTTCAGCAGCAAAgtgcaaacattacaaaaagagcagtaattattagaaataaaacatgtaataaATTTGCAGTATATTTACCAAACCAATGACACCAGTAAGAAATATGCACAGACTAAACAAACCAAggtaaaaacaaagatgtaaatTAAGAGTGTTAGAATATGCAGCTATTGTCCCTCTGCTTTCACACAGAgtcatatttaaataaatattctcCCTGCGGCGtgaacacatgcatgtgtgtgttgtttttaagcACCACATTGTTGACAGTTTCAACACGCCCCTGCAGGTAACCATACCTGAGCAGGAATGTGAGGTCAGAGTAACACAGACTGTCCCAACTTGTTCAGACtgtcactgtttttattattattattataaagtgtGAAGAGAGACACTGAGCGGTGATGTTGGCAGCATGTTTGAGGAGTCGTTGGAAATGATTGgacatgaaaacacatcagGGTTATGAAACTCAGCCGTGTGATGGTTTTACGTCAGACTATCAAACGCGTCTTCAAATGGAAGGTCTAATTGAGCTGCTGGGATTCAGGTTTTAGGATCAGGGTGTGGCTGAAATCCCTAATCTCTTCTCAAGAAACAGGTCGCTCAGAGCAAGGACCAACAAGTCAGAGCAGAGAGCCTGAACACTGAAACATACTTTCAGTTTTAGCTCAAAGTAAGTCATAAGGTCTGTCAGGTGGAGCTCAAACTGAGGTTCAGGATTAGACTGGTCCTCCTTCTTTAGACCTGTTTGGTGTCAGGCATGCTGATCAGGTCCCTttgtctcctcttctcctctcagtaTCTTCCTAACCAGAGGATCCACATCAGGCCCAGAGCCCAGTGGTGATGCTGCACTCAGACCCCTTGGGCACCCTCGCCCCCTCAGCTCCCTCTAACCACCCCACCATGCAGCAGGAGCCCGACATGAAGGCTGTGGCGCACAATGTGACCCGGCTACCCAACAACCCCACGGCTGCCGGCCTCACCATGACTCTGGGGATCCTGTTCAACGTTGTGGCCCTCATCATCCTCGCCAAGGCGTACAACCGCTTCCGCCGGAGGTCAAAGGCCACCTTCCTGCTCTTCGCCAGCTCTCTGGTGGCCACAGATCTTGCAGGACACGTGATCACCGGGGCCCTCGTGCTGAGCAGATACTCAGCGGGGAACTACTCCACAGCAGACGCTGCCACCAACCTCCAAAGGGACCCTGGTGATCCAGATGCTTCTTGCCTGTTTCTGGGAGGATGCATGGTCTTCTTCGGCCTGTGCCCGCTCTTCCTCGGGTGTGCCATGGCCGCAGAGCGCTGCCTGGGTATCACCAAGCCTCTGCTGCACGCCCGGCTGGTGACCACCGCACGGACGAAGGTGGCACTGACTATGATCTGGCTCATGGCTCTCTGTGTGGCCCTCATGCCTTACTTCCACCTGGGTGTGTACACGGATCAGTACCCGGGGACTTGGTGCTTCATCAGGGTCATGGAGGACACCGAGCTGACAGACCTGGCCTTTGCGGTGCTGTTCTCTGGACTCGCTCTGAGCTCTCTGGCCTCGGCCTTTGTGTGTAACACCATCAGCGGGATCACGTTAATCAGAGCACGGCTAAAAAAGAAGTCCTGCACTCAGAGGTGCTCGGCCCGGTCCCACGACACGGAGATGGTGGTGCAGCTGGTCGGCATCATGGTCACTTCTTGTATCTGCTGGAGCCCTCTGCTGGTGAGTGAGGGGAACTACAGTAACAACATTAGACCTTCAGAGCTGCAGGGGCACAAAACCTCCAAATACTGCATTTATTATTGAGTCTTTATGAAAGAGTCTTCTTTAAACAGGACTCATTTTGTCCAGTATTTACagcttttaaaattatatttaatttattattattactgcaaGTCAGATGGAGGACTTTAAAGGTCTGTTACCTTGATGCATGAACCAAACCTGTCTTATTTAATACTTCCAAACTTTGTATAAAACCCCAAAACATGCAGCTTCCCTTTTTCACTTCCCTACAATAAGGATCATAGAGTTTaacttcttcttcattttcctcTTAGATTTGTTATCCTTTTATTTCACCTCTTTtgcataatttaacatttcctaACCGTTGGAAacttttttgcaaagttatgaatgttacaacatttaacaaaattATATAAAgcaagtattgttttttttattaatgcagGTAAAGCTGTTATGCccataaatacaataaaaaggcACTTCAAGTTAATTAGAATGAATTAATGTGTTGAACTGAATGCTTCCT
This window harbors:
- the LOC117809713 gene encoding prostaglandin E2 receptor EP1 subtype-like, whose protein sequence is MLHSDPLGTLAPSAPSNHPTMQQEPDMKAVAHNVTRLPNNPTAAGLTMTLGILFNVVALIILAKAYNRFRRRSKATFLLFASSLVATDLAGHVITGALVLSRYSAGNYSTADAATNLQRDPGDPDASCLFLGGCMVFFGLCPLFLGCAMAAERCLGITKPLLHARLVTTARTKVALTMIWLMALCVALMPYFHLGVYTDQYPGTWCFIRVMEDTELTDLAFAVLFSGLALSSLASAFVCNTISGITLIRARLKKKSCTQRCSARSHDTEMVVQLVGIMVTSCICWSPLLIFGLMSAIQSYSDSLGSDRQTYRQLMITGVRMATCNQILDPWVYILLRRAILRKIYRITKKQASLKGSMFRSLRGDVGSFQSSDKNKVTKI